In the genome of Eriocheir sinensis breed Jianghai 21 unplaced genomic scaffold, ASM2467909v1 Scaffold258, whole genome shotgun sequence, one region contains:
- the LOC126991299 gene encoding putative glucosylceramidase 4, which yields MLLPILLAAAWAAVASATDCVPRTFEGDSVVCVCNSDFCDLPGQISAPEQGSNTRITSSRDGLRFAIETSLNEASAADGATVVVNLDHTLEYQTMFGFGGAFTDATGLNIQKLPAEAQDWIMKSYFSPDGIEYNLCRIPIAGCDFSTHPYSYDDVEGDVDLVYFNLTMEDYEYKLPYIRRAIELASRELLLFGSPWAPPAWMKENGMFNGTGGLLPEMWQPWSNYFVKFVQAYEAEGAPIWGLTPQNEPLTGFEDYWFNTCAWSAEDMRDWIKTNLGPTLEAADMGHIKLMVVDHNRDSLPWYAQTILEDVDANKYVDGTAVHWYEDNNTGPYVLTELNDLFPDKFLLYTEACGGFAADPDERVILGDWSRAQNYAYDIIEDVSHWSTGWVDWNMALDTIGGPNWVDNFVDSPIIVNEADQEFYKQPMFYAMGHFSKFIEPGGHYVSTTVSEGSDRVVAAGFHSVDHATSTVVLLNTGESEELVSVDVGSGLEFVNFALPGKAIVTILVPTPGV from the exons ATGCTGCTGCCGATCCTGCTGGCCGCTGCCTGGGCCGCCGTCg CCTCGGCAACAGACTGCGTGCCGAGGACCTTCGAGGGGGACAGCGTGGTATGTGTGTGCAACTCTGATTTCTGTGACTTGCCGGGGCAGATCAGCGCCCCTGAACAAGGGTCCAACACACGGATCACCTCCTCCAGGGATGGGCTCAGGTTCGCCATTGAGACCTCCCTCAACGAAGCTTCTGCAGCGGATG GAGCCACCGTGGTGGTGAATCTCGACCACACTCTCGAGTACCAGACAATGTTCGGCTTCGGCGGTGCCTTCACGGACGCCACGGGATTGAATATTCAGAAGCTGCCGGCGGAGGCGCAGGACTGGATCATGAA GTCGTACTTCTCGCCGGACGGAATCGAGTACAACCTGTGCCGCATTCCCATCGCCGGGTGTGATTTCTCGACACACCCTTACTCGTACGATGACGTGGAGGGAGACGTCGACCTTGTTTACTTCAACCTGACGATGGAAGACTACGAATACAAG cTTCCCTACATCCGCCGGGCAATAGAACTGGCTTCTCGGGAGCTGCTGCTCTTCGGGTCGCCCTGGGCCCCACCGGCgtggatgaaagaaaacgggatgttcAATGGCACGGGAGGACTGTTGCCCGAGATGTGGCAGCCGTGGTCCAACTATTTCGTCAA gttCGTTCAAGCCTACGAGGCCGAGGGGGCGCCTATTTGGGGTCTCACGCCGCAGAATGAGCCGCTGACAGGCTTCGAG GATTATTGGTTCAACACGTGCGCCTGGTCGGCCGAGGACATGCGGGACTGGATCAAGACCAACCTGGGACCCACACTGGAGGCCGCCGACATGGGCCACATCAAGCTCATGGTGGTGGACCACAACCGCGACTCCCTACCTTGGTATGCGCAGACG ATTCTGGAAGATGTTGACGCTAATAAGTATGTTGATGGCACGGCGGTGCATTGGTATGAAGACAACAACACTGGGCCCTATGTGTTGACTGAACTGAACGACCTCTTCCCAGACAAGTTCCTACTGTACACAGAGGCTTGTGGCG GCTTTGCCGCAGATCCAGATGAGAGGGTGATCTTGGGCGACTGGAGCAGGGCACAGAACTACGCCTACGACATCATTGAG GACGTAAGCCACTGGTCGACTGGCTGGGTGGACTGGAACATGGCTCTTGATACCATCGGGGGACCGAACTGGGTCGACAACTTCGTAGACTCACCCATCATCGTGAACGAG GCAGACCAAGAGTTCTACAAGCAGCCCATGTTCTACGCGATGGGTCACTTCAGTAAGTTCATTGAGCCTGGTGGTCACTACGTCTCTACCACAGTATCCGAAGGGTCCGACCGCGTGGTGGCTGCTGGTTTCCACAGCGTCGATCACGCCACCTCCACGGTTGTCCTGCTCAATAC